A region of Methanomassiliicoccus sp. DNA encodes the following proteins:
- a CDS encoding UbiA family prenyltransferase, translating to MNRFIQLFRVGNCIMGVVGLLLAMLVAAGTNIVDDPMVILISSGVVFLFIIGGNSLNDYLDRDVDKLAHPERPLPSGRMRPETARNISIAAFILSLALSVLLWDVASFLIVVSAVAIMLAYELRTKKMGLAGNLSIAWLTGALFLLGGAVTGRIEATVAFAFMAFLATLGREIVKDVQDMSSDFDRRTLPQTIGARKAGAVASAAFLVAVLLSFEPFITGRFGLAYLVAVLFADAIFIYCSIVHFRNPKQGQRWAKYGMLMALVAFLLGGLLL from the coding sequence GTGAACCGGTTCATCCAGCTGTTCCGAGTGGGCAATTGCATCATGGGGGTGGTGGGCCTCCTCCTGGCCATGTTGGTGGCGGCGGGGACGAACATTGTGGACGACCCCATGGTCATCCTGATCTCCTCCGGCGTGGTGTTCCTGTTCATCATCGGGGGCAACTCCCTCAACGATTATTTGGACCGGGATGTGGACAAGCTTGCCCATCCTGAGCGGCCTCTGCCCTCTGGAAGGATGAGACCCGAGACAGCGCGGAACATCTCCATCGCTGCGTTCATCCTCTCCCTGGCCCTCTCCGTCCTGCTTTGGGACGTGGCCTCGTTCCTCATCGTGGTGTCGGCAGTTGCCATCATGCTGGCATATGAACTCAGGACCAAGAAGATGGGGCTCGCCGGCAACCTCTCCATAGCCTGGCTGACAGGCGCGCTCTTCCTCCTGGGAGGAGCGGTTACAGGCAGGATAGAGGCTACTGTGGCCTTCGCCTTCATGGCCTTCCTGGCGACCCTGGGGAGGGAGATAGTCAAGGACGTCCAGGACATGAGCTCGGACTTCGACCGGAGGACCCTGCCCCAGACCATAGGGGCGAGGAAGGCGGGGGCGGTGGCCAGCGCGGCCTTCCTGGTGGCGGTGCTGCTGTCCTTCGAGCCGTTCATCACCGGCCGCTTCGGCCTGGCGTATCTGGTGGCGGTGCTGTTCGCGGATGCAATTTTTATATACTGCTCCATTGTTCATTTCCGAAATCCCAAGCAGGGGCAGCGTTGGGCCAAGTACGGAATGTTGATGGCACTGGTGGCGTTCTTGCTAGGAGGTTTGTTGTTATGA
- a CDS encoding geranylgeranylglyceryl/heptaprenylglyceryl phosphate synthase → MTVDELLRNKLTKGSLHMTLIDPAKQEPSQAGSIGKEACQLGTDAIMVGGSTDVTQQNLDETVRAIKANVDVPVIYFPSGAHAISPHADAIYFMSMLNSRNLKMVMGEQVQGAPVVKMLKLEPLSMGYIIVAPGMKVGEVGQADVIPRDSPKTAVAYALAAQFLGMRYVYLEAGSGAPEPVPEDMIRAVRAAIDVPLLVGGGIRDAETAARVKAAGANIVVTGTVVEEGHSMSRLQEIIEAIHL, encoded by the coding sequence ATGACCGTCGATGAGTTGCTTAGGAACAAGCTCACAAAGGGCAGTCTGCATATGACCCTGATCGATCCTGCCAAGCAGGAACCCTCCCAGGCCGGAAGCATCGGTAAGGAGGCGTGCCAGCTGGGCACAGACGCCATCATGGTAGGAGGATCGACCGATGTTACCCAGCAGAATCTCGACGAGACAGTGCGGGCCATAAAGGCCAACGTCGATGTTCCGGTCATCTACTTCCCATCAGGGGCTCACGCCATATCGCCACATGCGGATGCCATCTATTTCATGAGCATGCTGAACTCCCGTAACCTGAAAATGGTAATGGGGGAGCAGGTGCAGGGAGCCCCTGTCGTCAAGATGTTGAAGCTGGAGCCCTTGTCGATGGGCTACATCATCGTGGCCCCGGGAATGAAGGTGGGGGAAGTGGGGCAGGCTGATGTGATACCGCGGGACAGCCCCAAGACCGCCGTGGCCTACGCTCTTGCGGCGCAATTCCTGGGTATGCGGTACGTATACCTGGAGGCGGGAAGCGGAGCCCCGGAACCGGTCCCTGAGGATATGATCAGGGCAGTGCGCGCAGCCATCGATGTCCCTCTCCTAGTGGGTGGGGGCATCAGGGATGCGGAGACCGCGGCCCGGGTCAAGGCTGCGGGAGCCAATATTGTGGTGACGGGCACAGTGGTGGAGGAGGGGCATTCCATGAGCCGCCTCCAGGAGATAATCGAAGCCATCCACTTGTGA
- the pdxT gene encoding pyridoxal 5'-phosphate synthase glutaminase subunit PdxT produces the protein MKAGVIAVQGAFPEHVRSLERAVANNGRRGSVITVRRLEELEQVSCLIIPGGESTAISKLLSRHGLHDQIVNRAREGMPIMGTCAGCVLLAKEGDDEVHKTGTELLELVDIAVDRNAFGRQRESFEAPLEVKGLDAPFPGVFIRAPVINRIWGRCEVLSTHAGRIVMVRQDNLIGLSFHPELSEDSRIHEMLLGLL, from the coding sequence ATGAAGGCAGGCGTGATCGCCGTCCAGGGAGCTTTCCCTGAGCATGTGCGGTCCTTGGAGAGGGCTGTTGCGAACAATGGGCGTAGAGGCAGCGTTATCACCGTCAGGCGACTGGAGGAGCTGGAGCAGGTCTCCTGCCTCATAATACCGGGCGGGGAGAGCACTGCCATCTCCAAGCTATTGAGCCGTCATGGTCTACATGACCAAATTGTCAACAGGGCGAGGGAGGGCATGCCCATCATGGGTACCTGCGCAGGATGTGTACTTCTGGCCAAGGAGGGCGACGACGAAGTGCACAAGACCGGGACGGAGCTTCTTGAGCTTGTGGACATTGCCGTTGACCGTAACGCCTTCGGGCGGCAGAGGGAGAGCTTCGAAGCTCCCTTGGAGGTAAAAGGATTGGACGCACCCTTTCCCGGAGTGTTCATCCGCGCACCTGTAATAAATAGGATCTGGGGCAGGTGCGAGGTCCTATCGACCCATGCAGGCAGGATAGTTATGGTGCGACAGGACAACCTCATCGGGCTGAGCTTCCACCCGGAGCTGTCCGAGGACTCCCGGATCCACGAGATGCTTCTCGGCCTTCTATGA